The Oncorhynchus masou masou isolate Uvic2021 chromosome 8, UVic_Omas_1.1, whole genome shotgun sequence genome has a window encoding:
- the LOC135544386 gene encoding guanine nucleotide-binding protein G(z) subunit alpha, translating into MGCRQSSEEKEAARRSRRIDRHLRSESQRQRREIKLLLLGTSNSGKSTIVKQMKIIHSGGFNLDACKEYKPLILYNAIDSLTRIIRALATLKIDFHNPDRAYDAVQLFALTGPAESKGEITAELHGVMKRLWDDSGVQECFCRSNEYHLEDNTAYYLNDLDRISSNEFIPTVEDILRSRDMTTGIVENKFTFKELTFKMVDVGGQRSERKKWIHCFEGVTAIIFCVELSGYDLKLYEDNQTSRMAESLRLFDSICNNNWFTNTSLILFLNKKDLLAEKIKRIPLTVCFADYRGQNTYEEAAVYVQRQFEDLNRNKETKEIYSHFTCATDTSNIQFVFDAVTDVIIQNNLKYIGLC; encoded by the exons ATGGGTTGCCGGCAGAGTTCAGAGGAGAAGGAGGCGGCCCGGCGCTCCCGGCGGATCGACCGCCACCTGCGCTCGGAAAGCCAGCGGCAGCGGCGTGAGATCAAGCTCCTTCTGCTGGGCACCAGCAACTCTGGCAAGAGCACCATCGTCAAGCAGATGAAGATCATCCACAGTGGAGGCTTCAATCTGGACGCCTGCAAGGAGTACAAGCCCCTCATCCTCTACAACGCTATTGACTCGCTCACACGCATCATCCGTGCCCTCGCCACGCTCAAGATCGACTTCCACAACCCTGACCGCGCCTACGACGCCGTGCAGCTCTTCGCCCTGACCGGGCCGGCCGAGAGCAAAGGAGAGATCACAGCAGAGCTGCATGGGGTAATGAAGCGCCTGTGGGATGACTCAGGGGTGCAGGAGTGCTTCTGCCGCTCCAACGAGTACCACCTGGAGGATAACACTGCCTACTATCTGAACGACCTGGACCGCATCTCCTCCAACGAGTTCATCCCCACCGTGGAGGACATCCTGCGCTCCCGCGACATGACCACGGGCATCGTGGAGAACAAGTTCACCTTCAAGGAGCTCACCTTCAAGATGGTAGACGTGGGGGGGCAGCGCTCGGAGAGGAAGAAGTGGATCCACTGCTTCGAGGGCGTGACCGCCATCATTTTCTGTGTGGAGCTAAGCGGCTATGACCTCAAGCTCTATGAAGACAACCAGACG aGTCGTATGGCAGAGAGCCTGCGTCTGTTTGACTCCATCTGCAACAACAACTGGTTCACCAACACCTCActcatcctcttcctcaacaAGAAGGACCTGTTGGCCGAGAAGATCAAGCGCATTCCTTTGACCGTGTGCTTCGCCGACTACAGAGGTCAGAACACCTACGAGGAAGCAGCGGTCTACGTACAGCGCCAGTTTGAGGACCTCAACCGCAACAAGGAGACCAAGGAGATCTACTCGCACTTCACCTGTGCCACAGACACCAGCAACATCCAGTTTGTGTTCGATGCAGTCACAGATGTGATCATCCAGAACAATCTCAAGTACATTGGGCTGTGCTAG